From Apis cerana isolate GH-2021 linkage group LG10, AcerK_1.0, whole genome shotgun sequence, one genomic window encodes:
- the LOC107994516 gene encoding arfGAP with SH3 domain, ANK repeat and PH domain-containing protein isoform X4: MPGLIAVSEFVEETREDYNSPTTSTFVSRMPQCRQTITSLEETLDFDRDGLTKLKKAIKAIHNSGNAHVDNEVYLGRALERLGDAALKEQEPDIGAAFLKFAVVTKELSALMKTLMQNINNIVMFPLDSVLKGDLRGVKGDLKRPFEKAWKDYEAKYAKIEKEKKQHAKEAGLIRTEVTPAEIADEMEKERRLFQLQMCEYLIKVNEIKTKKGIELLQHLVEYYHAQTNYFQDGLKTIEHFGSYVADLSVKLQKIRQTQDEERRRLTELRNLLRSSGCDKELNVNANAGYSLHQLQGDKQHGVTRSGHLLKKSEGKMRRVWQKRRCAVQAEGYLDICHADENKPPTRVNLLTCQIKLVPDDKRGFDLISYNRTYHFQAEDEADQRAWMSVLVNCKERALLRAFDASGKAEAGTGNPSLVELQQAVIRCVMRLPGNDQCCDCSSQNDATWLSTNFGIIVCIECSGIHRDLGVHISRIQSLTLDNVGTAQLLLARHMTNQAFNEVMEATLHHNHKPTPTSTMEERYEFIRAKYVDKRYVMNTCADERDLLSDLEHAVNNRDLQQLLQVYAENVDLAAPLPTSDLGETALHLAILREMGNSLHIIDFLVQNMSTGGIDRSTIDGETALHLCARHDRAEAMKLLLRAGADPTHRNKQDKTPLDIAQEMGHHTCKELLSHALQRQKTLFDNVNIDWNLSHDEGSTDFSDDETIIEDRNGCLTPEKKSRSRPPSYVGGGGSSGGAGSGDSPVTLRSRSSTCDSLQSGSSPSSSTNRQQMPPPPPPQSRKPVAVPTPMAPDISVNIHGSLKKRVAPPPPPAGSTGGIPSSHYGTLPSSASLAASTHSRTTSEPILAGHSLHTLPHALNTLNSQHHKRSPSGDSSTGHGADKVNSSTLQRPRNPPPPAPSSINSSRLSNGRSSESLSSMCSDHGLGNPIPPPRKRRDRARLESYAEEPSSLLPNLNLPTSSTLSGLRRCRALYDCEADNEDELSFREGEVIIVTNEQTDDDNWMEGALERAPERRGMFPISFVHMLQD; the protein is encoded by the exons ACGCTGGACTTCGACAGAGATGGATTGACGAAGCTGAAGAAAGCGATCAAAGCCATTCACAATTCTGGAAACG CTCACGTCGATAACGAGGTTTATCTTGGAAGGGCGTTGGAAAGGCTTGGAGATGCCGCCTTGAAAGAACAGGAACCGGATATCGGTGCTGCCTTTTTGAAATTTGCGGTCGTCACAAAAGAATTGAGTGCTCTGATGAAAACTCTG ATGCAGAATATTAACAACATCGTTATGTTTCCCCTGGATTCGGTGCTGAAAGGGGATCTACGAGGTGTGAAAGGTGACTTGAAAAGGCCGTTCGAAAAGGCGTGGAAGGATTACGAGGCTAAATACGCGAAAatcgagaaggaaaagaagcaACACGCAAAAGAGGCTGGCCTCATTCGGACGGAAGTGACGCCGGCTGAGATCGCCGACGagatggagaaagagagaagattgTTTCAATTGCAAATGTGCGAG TATCTTATAAAAGTGaatgaaatcaaaacaaaGAAAGGAATTGAACTGCTACAGCATCTAGTCGAATATTATCATGCACAAACCAA TTATTTTCAAGACGGCCTAAAAACTATTGAACACTTTGGTTCATATGTAGCAGATCTCAgtgtaaaattacaaaagatcAGACAAACACAAGACGAGGAAAGAAGACGATTAACAGAACTGAGAAATCTCCTTAGAAGCTCAGGTTGCGACAAAgag TTAAACGTAAATGCGAATGCAGGATATTCGCTTCATCAATTGCAAGGAGATAAACAGCATGGTGTTACAAGATCCGGTCATTTGTTGAAGAAAAGCGAGGGAAAAATGAGAAGAGTTTGGCAAAAGAGACGGTGTGCTGTTCAAGCCGAAGGTTATTTGGACATTTGTCACGCGGACGAGAATAAGCCACCAACGAGAGTGAATTTATTAACTTGTCAAATCAAGCTAGTACCGGATGATAAACGAGGTTTCGATTTAATTAGTT ACAACAGAACGTATCACTTTCAAGCGGAAGACGAAGCTGATCAACGAGCATGGATGTCCGTTTTAGTAAACTGTAAGGAACGTGCTTTGCTTCGAGCATTCGACGCAAGTGGTAAAGCTGAAGCTGGTACAGGAAATCCAAGTTTAGTTGAACTTCAACAGGCTGTTATACGATGTGTCATGAGGTTACCTGGAAACGATCAATGCTGTGACTGTTCTTCGCAAAATG atGCTACATGGCTCTCTACAAATTTTGGCATAATCGTGTGTATAGAATGCAGTGGAATTCACCGTGATTTAGGAGTGCATATATCTAGAATACAATCCTTGACATTGGATAATGTAGGCACTGCTCAACTACTTCTTGCACGACATATGACTAATCAAGCGTTTAACGAAGTAATGGAAGCTACATTGCATCATAATCATAAACCAACACCAACTTCCACGAT ggAAGAaagatatgaatttataagagCTAAATATGTGGATAAACGATACGTGATGAACACTTGCGCAGATGAAAGAGATCTCCTTTCTGATTTAGAACATGCGGTTAATAATCGTGATCTGCAACAACTTTTACAAGTTTATGCAGAAAATGTAGATTTAGCAGCACCATTACCAACATCG GATCTGGGTGAAACAGCATTGCATTTAGCAATCTTACGTGAGATGGGAAACAGCTTACatattatagatttcttaGTACAGAATATGTCGACAGGTGGTATAGACAGGAGCACTATCGACGGAGAAACAGCCTTACATCTTTGCGCAAGACACGATAGAGCAGAAGCAATGAAACTCTTGCTACGAGCAGGTGCTGATCCAACACATCGAAATAAGCAGGATAAAACTCCGCTTGATATTGCACAGGAAATGGGACACCACACTTGTAAAGAACTG TTGAGTCATGCTCTACAAAGACAAAAGACATTGTTTGACAATGTTAATATCGACTGGAATCTCTCGCATGACGAAGGATCTACTGATTTTTCTGATGATGAAACAATAATAGAAGATAGg aatggTTGTTTAACACCTGAGAAGAAATCTCGTAGTAGGCCACCTTCTTATGTGGGTGGCGGTGGTAGTAGTGGTGGTGCTGGATCAGGAGATTCGCCAGTGACTTTACGTAGTCGAAGTAGTACGTGTGACAGTTTGCAAAGTGGTTCTTCTCCAAGTTCTTCAACGAATAGACAACAAATGCCTCCACCACCGCCACCTCAATCAAGGAAACCTGTTGCTg taCCTACACCCATGGCTCCAGATATTTCGGTCAATATTCATGGATCATTGAAGAAGCGTGTAGCGCCCCCACCACCACCGGCTGGAAGTACAGGTGGTATACCTTCTTCTCATTATGGTACACTACCTTCGTCCGCGTCCTTAGCAGCGTCAACGCATAGCCGTACAACGAGCGAACCTATCTTAGCTGGGCATTCTTTACATACTCTACCACATGCgttaaatacattaaacaGTCAACATCATAAAAGATCGCCCAGTGGAGATTCTTCAACGGGACATG GTGCAGACAAAGTAAATAGCTCAACACTTCAAAGACCAAGGAATCCTCCTCCCCCAGCTCCATCTAGTATCAATTCTTCAAGATTGAGTAATGGACGTAGCAGCGAATCGTTGAGTTCTATGTGTTCGGATCATGGTTTGGGTAATCCTATTCCACCTCCACGTAAG CGAAGGGACCGGGCCAGACTAGAGAGCTACGCAGAGGAGCCTTCATCTTTGCTCCCAAATCTGAATCTG ccAACTTCATCGACCTTAAGCGGATTACGACGCTGTCGAGCATTGTATGATTGCGAAGCAGATAATGAGGATGAGCTGTCGTTCCGGGAAGGAGAGGTGATCATTGTAACAAATGAACAAACCGACGACGACAACTGGATGGAAGGCGCTCTTGAACGAGCGCCTGAAAGAAGAGGAATGTTCCCGATTAGTTTCGTGCACATGTTGCAAGATTAA
- the LOC107994516 gene encoding arfGAP with SH3 domain, ANK repeat and PH domain-containing protein isoform X12, translating into MKTLMQNINNIVMFPLDSVLKGDLRGVKGDLKRPFEKAWKDYEAKYAKIEKEKKQHAKEAGLIRTEVTPAEIADEMEKERRLFQLQMCEYLIKVNEIKTKKGIELLQHLVEYYHAQTNYFQDGLKTIEHFGSYVADLSVKLQKIRQTQDEERRRLTELRNLLRSSGCDKELNVNANAGYSLHQLQGDKQHGVTRSGHLLKKSEGKMRRVWQKRRCAVQAEGYLDICHADENKPPTRVNLLTCQIKLVPDDKRGFDLISYNRTYHFQAEDEADQRAWMSVLVNCKERALLRAFDASGKAEAGTGNPSLVELQQAVIRCVMRLPGNDQCCDCSSQNDATWLSTNFGIIVCIECSGIHRDLGVHISRIQSLTLDNVGTAQLLLARHMTNQAFNEVMEATLHHNHKPTPTSTMEERYEFIRAKYVDKRYVMNTCADERDLLSDLEHAVNNRDLQQLLQVYAENVDLAAPLPTSDLGETALHLAILREMGNSLHIIDFLVQNMSTGGIDRSTIDGETALHLCARHDRAEAMKLLLRAGADPTHRNKQDKTPLDIAQEMGHHTCKELLSHALQRQKTLFDNVNIDWNLSHDEGSTDFSDDETIIEDRNGCLTPEKKSRSRPPSYVGGGGSSGGAGSGDSPVTLRSRSSTCDSLQSGSSPSSSTNRQQMPPPPPPQSRKPVAVPTPMAPDISVNIHGSLKKRVAPPPPPAGSTGGIPSSHYGTLPSSASLAASTHSRTTSEPILAGHSLHTLPHALNTLNSQHHKRSPSGDSSTGHGADKVNSSTLQRPRNPPPPAPSSINSSRLSNGRSSESLSSMCSDHGLGNPIPPPRKRRDRARLESYAEEPSSLLPNLNLPTSSTLSGLRRCRALYDCEADNEDELSFREGEVIIVTNEQTDDDNWMEGALERAPERRGMFPISFVHMLQD; encoded by the exons ATGAAAACTCTG ATGCAGAATATTAACAACATCGTTATGTTTCCCCTGGATTCGGTGCTGAAAGGGGATCTACGAGGTGTGAAAGGTGACTTGAAAAGGCCGTTCGAAAAGGCGTGGAAGGATTACGAGGCTAAATACGCGAAAatcgagaaggaaaagaagcaACACGCAAAAGAGGCTGGCCTCATTCGGACGGAAGTGACGCCGGCTGAGATCGCCGACGagatggagaaagagagaagattgTTTCAATTGCAAATGTGCGAG TATCTTATAAAAGTGaatgaaatcaaaacaaaGAAAGGAATTGAACTGCTACAGCATCTAGTCGAATATTATCATGCACAAACCAA TTATTTTCAAGACGGCCTAAAAACTATTGAACACTTTGGTTCATATGTAGCAGATCTCAgtgtaaaattacaaaagatcAGACAAACACAAGACGAGGAAAGAAGACGATTAACAGAACTGAGAAATCTCCTTAGAAGCTCAGGTTGCGACAAAgag TTAAACGTAAATGCGAATGCAGGATATTCGCTTCATCAATTGCAAGGAGATAAACAGCATGGTGTTACAAGATCCGGTCATTTGTTGAAGAAAAGCGAGGGAAAAATGAGAAGAGTTTGGCAAAAGAGACGGTGTGCTGTTCAAGCCGAAGGTTATTTGGACATTTGTCACGCGGACGAGAATAAGCCACCAACGAGAGTGAATTTATTAACTTGTCAAATCAAGCTAGTACCGGATGATAAACGAGGTTTCGATTTAATTAGTT ACAACAGAACGTATCACTTTCAAGCGGAAGACGAAGCTGATCAACGAGCATGGATGTCCGTTTTAGTAAACTGTAAGGAACGTGCTTTGCTTCGAGCATTCGACGCAAGTGGTAAAGCTGAAGCTGGTACAGGAAATCCAAGTTTAGTTGAACTTCAACAGGCTGTTATACGATGTGTCATGAGGTTACCTGGAAACGATCAATGCTGTGACTGTTCTTCGCAAAATG atGCTACATGGCTCTCTACAAATTTTGGCATAATCGTGTGTATAGAATGCAGTGGAATTCACCGTGATTTAGGAGTGCATATATCTAGAATACAATCCTTGACATTGGATAATGTAGGCACTGCTCAACTACTTCTTGCACGACATATGACTAATCAAGCGTTTAACGAAGTAATGGAAGCTACATTGCATCATAATCATAAACCAACACCAACTTCCACGAT ggAAGAaagatatgaatttataagagCTAAATATGTGGATAAACGATACGTGATGAACACTTGCGCAGATGAAAGAGATCTCCTTTCTGATTTAGAACATGCGGTTAATAATCGTGATCTGCAACAACTTTTACAAGTTTATGCAGAAAATGTAGATTTAGCAGCACCATTACCAACATCG GATCTGGGTGAAACAGCATTGCATTTAGCAATCTTACGTGAGATGGGAAACAGCTTACatattatagatttcttaGTACAGAATATGTCGACAGGTGGTATAGACAGGAGCACTATCGACGGAGAAACAGCCTTACATCTTTGCGCAAGACACGATAGAGCAGAAGCAATGAAACTCTTGCTACGAGCAGGTGCTGATCCAACACATCGAAATAAGCAGGATAAAACTCCGCTTGATATTGCACAGGAAATGGGACACCACACTTGTAAAGAACTG TTGAGTCATGCTCTACAAAGACAAAAGACATTGTTTGACAATGTTAATATCGACTGGAATCTCTCGCATGACGAAGGATCTACTGATTTTTCTGATGATGAAACAATAATAGAAGATAGg aatggTTGTTTAACACCTGAGAAGAAATCTCGTAGTAGGCCACCTTCTTATGTGGGTGGCGGTGGTAGTAGTGGTGGTGCTGGATCAGGAGATTCGCCAGTGACTTTACGTAGTCGAAGTAGTACGTGTGACAGTTTGCAAAGTGGTTCTTCTCCAAGTTCTTCAACGAATAGACAACAAATGCCTCCACCACCGCCACCTCAATCAAGGAAACCTGTTGCTg taCCTACACCCATGGCTCCAGATATTTCGGTCAATATTCATGGATCATTGAAGAAGCGTGTAGCGCCCCCACCACCACCGGCTGGAAGTACAGGTGGTATACCTTCTTCTCATTATGGTACACTACCTTCGTCCGCGTCCTTAGCAGCGTCAACGCATAGCCGTACAACGAGCGAACCTATCTTAGCTGGGCATTCTTTACATACTCTACCACATGCgttaaatacattaaacaGTCAACATCATAAAAGATCGCCCAGTGGAGATTCTTCAACGGGACATG GTGCAGACAAAGTAAATAGCTCAACACTTCAAAGACCAAGGAATCCTCCTCCCCCAGCTCCATCTAGTATCAATTCTTCAAGATTGAGTAATGGACGTAGCAGCGAATCGTTGAGTTCTATGTGTTCGGATCATGGTTTGGGTAATCCTATTCCACCTCCACGTAAG CGAAGGGACCGGGCCAGACTAGAGAGCTACGCAGAGGAGCCTTCATCTTTGCTCCCAAATCTGAATCTG ccAACTTCATCGACCTTAAGCGGATTACGACGCTGTCGAGCATTGTATGATTGCGAAGCAGATAATGAGGATGAGCTGTCGTTCCGGGAAGGAGAGGTGATCATTGTAACAAATGAACAAACCGACGACGACAACTGGATGGAAGGCGCTCTTGAACGAGCGCCTGAAAGAAGAGGAATGTTCCCGATTAGTTTCGTGCACATGTTGCAAGATTAA
- the LOC107994516 gene encoding arfGAP with SH3 domain, ANK repeat and PH domain-containing protein isoform X7, translating into MPGLIAVSEFVEETREDYNSPTTSTFVSRMPQCRQTITSLEETLDFDRDGLTKLKKAIKAIHNSGNAHVDNEVYLGRALERLGDAALKEQEPDIGAAFLKFAVVTKELSALMKTLMQNINNIVMFPLDSVLKGDLRGVKGDLKRPFEKAWKDYEAKYAKIEKEKKQHAKEAGLIRTEVTPAEIADEMEKERRLFQLQMCEYLIKVNEIKTKKGIELLQHLVEYYHAQTNYFQDGLKTIEHFGSYVADLSVKLQKIRQTQDEERRRLTELRNLLRSSGCDKELNVNANAGYSLHQLQGDKQHGVTRSGHLLKKSEGKMRRVWQKRRCAVQAEGYLDICHADENKPPTRVNLLTCQIKLVPDDKRGFDLISYNRTYHFQAEDEADQRAWMSVLVNCKERALLRAFDASGKAEAGTGNPSLVELQQAVIRCVMRLPGNDQCCDCSSQNDATWLSTNFGIIVCIECSGIHRDLGVHISRIQSLTLDNVGTAQLLLARHMTNQAFNEVMEATLHHNHKPTPTSTMEERYEFIRAKYVDKRYVMNTCADERDLLSDLEHAVNNRDLQQLLQVYAENVDLAAPLPTSDLGETALHLAILREMGNSLHIIDFLVQNMSTGGIDRSTIDGETALHLCARHDRAEAMKLLLRAGADPTHRNKQDKTPLDIAQEMGHHTCKELLSHALQRQKTLFDNVNIDWNLSHDEGSTDFSDDETIIEDRNGCLTPEKKSRSRPPSYVGGGGSSGGAGSGDSPVTLRSRSSTCDSLQSGSSPSSSTNRQQMPPPPPPQSRKPVAVPTPMAPDISVNIHGSLKKRVAPPPPPAGSTGGIPSSHYGTLPSSASLAASTHSRTTSEPILAGHSLHTLPHALNTLNSQHHKRSPSGDSSTGHGADKVNSSTLQRPRNPPPPAPSSINSSRLSNGRSSESLSSMCSDHGLGNPIPPPRKPTSSTLSGLRRCRALYDCEADNEDELSFREGEVIIVTNEQTDDDNWMEGALERAPERRGMFPISFVHMLQD; encoded by the exons ACGCTGGACTTCGACAGAGATGGATTGACGAAGCTGAAGAAAGCGATCAAAGCCATTCACAATTCTGGAAACG CTCACGTCGATAACGAGGTTTATCTTGGAAGGGCGTTGGAAAGGCTTGGAGATGCCGCCTTGAAAGAACAGGAACCGGATATCGGTGCTGCCTTTTTGAAATTTGCGGTCGTCACAAAAGAATTGAGTGCTCTGATGAAAACTCTG ATGCAGAATATTAACAACATCGTTATGTTTCCCCTGGATTCGGTGCTGAAAGGGGATCTACGAGGTGTGAAAGGTGACTTGAAAAGGCCGTTCGAAAAGGCGTGGAAGGATTACGAGGCTAAATACGCGAAAatcgagaaggaaaagaagcaACACGCAAAAGAGGCTGGCCTCATTCGGACGGAAGTGACGCCGGCTGAGATCGCCGACGagatggagaaagagagaagattgTTTCAATTGCAAATGTGCGAG TATCTTATAAAAGTGaatgaaatcaaaacaaaGAAAGGAATTGAACTGCTACAGCATCTAGTCGAATATTATCATGCACAAACCAA TTATTTTCAAGACGGCCTAAAAACTATTGAACACTTTGGTTCATATGTAGCAGATCTCAgtgtaaaattacaaaagatcAGACAAACACAAGACGAGGAAAGAAGACGATTAACAGAACTGAGAAATCTCCTTAGAAGCTCAGGTTGCGACAAAgag TTAAACGTAAATGCGAATGCAGGATATTCGCTTCATCAATTGCAAGGAGATAAACAGCATGGTGTTACAAGATCCGGTCATTTGTTGAAGAAAAGCGAGGGAAAAATGAGAAGAGTTTGGCAAAAGAGACGGTGTGCTGTTCAAGCCGAAGGTTATTTGGACATTTGTCACGCGGACGAGAATAAGCCACCAACGAGAGTGAATTTATTAACTTGTCAAATCAAGCTAGTACCGGATGATAAACGAGGTTTCGATTTAATTAGTT ACAACAGAACGTATCACTTTCAAGCGGAAGACGAAGCTGATCAACGAGCATGGATGTCCGTTTTAGTAAACTGTAAGGAACGTGCTTTGCTTCGAGCATTCGACGCAAGTGGTAAAGCTGAAGCTGGTACAGGAAATCCAAGTTTAGTTGAACTTCAACAGGCTGTTATACGATGTGTCATGAGGTTACCTGGAAACGATCAATGCTGTGACTGTTCTTCGCAAAATG atGCTACATGGCTCTCTACAAATTTTGGCATAATCGTGTGTATAGAATGCAGTGGAATTCACCGTGATTTAGGAGTGCATATATCTAGAATACAATCCTTGACATTGGATAATGTAGGCACTGCTCAACTACTTCTTGCACGACATATGACTAATCAAGCGTTTAACGAAGTAATGGAAGCTACATTGCATCATAATCATAAACCAACACCAACTTCCACGAT ggAAGAaagatatgaatttataagagCTAAATATGTGGATAAACGATACGTGATGAACACTTGCGCAGATGAAAGAGATCTCCTTTCTGATTTAGAACATGCGGTTAATAATCGTGATCTGCAACAACTTTTACAAGTTTATGCAGAAAATGTAGATTTAGCAGCACCATTACCAACATCG GATCTGGGTGAAACAGCATTGCATTTAGCAATCTTACGTGAGATGGGAAACAGCTTACatattatagatttcttaGTACAGAATATGTCGACAGGTGGTATAGACAGGAGCACTATCGACGGAGAAACAGCCTTACATCTTTGCGCAAGACACGATAGAGCAGAAGCAATGAAACTCTTGCTACGAGCAGGTGCTGATCCAACACATCGAAATAAGCAGGATAAAACTCCGCTTGATATTGCACAGGAAATGGGACACCACACTTGTAAAGAACTG TTGAGTCATGCTCTACAAAGACAAAAGACATTGTTTGACAATGTTAATATCGACTGGAATCTCTCGCATGACGAAGGATCTACTGATTTTTCTGATGATGAAACAATAATAGAAGATAGg aatggTTGTTTAACACCTGAGAAGAAATCTCGTAGTAGGCCACCTTCTTATGTGGGTGGCGGTGGTAGTAGTGGTGGTGCTGGATCAGGAGATTCGCCAGTGACTTTACGTAGTCGAAGTAGTACGTGTGACAGTTTGCAAAGTGGTTCTTCTCCAAGTTCTTCAACGAATAGACAACAAATGCCTCCACCACCGCCACCTCAATCAAGGAAACCTGTTGCTg taCCTACACCCATGGCTCCAGATATTTCGGTCAATATTCATGGATCATTGAAGAAGCGTGTAGCGCCCCCACCACCACCGGCTGGAAGTACAGGTGGTATACCTTCTTCTCATTATGGTACACTACCTTCGTCCGCGTCCTTAGCAGCGTCAACGCATAGCCGTACAACGAGCGAACCTATCTTAGCTGGGCATTCTTTACATACTCTACCACATGCgttaaatacattaaacaGTCAACATCATAAAAGATCGCCCAGTGGAGATTCTTCAACGGGACATG GTGCAGACAAAGTAAATAGCTCAACACTTCAAAGACCAAGGAATCCTCCTCCCCCAGCTCCATCTAGTATCAATTCTTCAAGATTGAGTAATGGACGTAGCAGCGAATCGTTGAGTTCTATGTGTTCGGATCATGGTTTGGGTAATCCTATTCCACCTCCACGTAAG ccAACTTCATCGACCTTAAGCGGATTACGACGCTGTCGAGCATTGTATGATTGCGAAGCAGATAATGAGGATGAGCTGTCGTTCCGGGAAGGAGAGGTGATCATTGTAACAAATGAACAAACCGACGACGACAACTGGATGGAAGGCGCTCTTGAACGAGCGCCTGAAAGAAGAGGAATGTTCCCGATTAGTTTCGTGCACATGTTGCAAGATTAA